One window from the genome of Amphiprion ocellaris isolate individual 3 ecotype Okinawa chromosome 23, ASM2253959v1, whole genome shotgun sequence encodes:
- the lratb.1 gene encoding uncharacterized protein lratb.1 codes for MSRFPQLLGRRLNANLVRQNRSGSRCYSSSAGKSSVRIGCASGFWGDTATSVPQLIHGGKLDFLVFDYLSEITMSLLTAAKTKMPNLGFAPDFVQVAVAPFINDIHRKGVRVISNAGGVNPLACAAAIQDVVKKAGLDMKVAVVTGDDLMPHRASLSEVKMADGSGRQQLPKSLHSMNAYLGAAPIRRCLDLGADIVVTGRCVDSAIALGPLMHTFGWQRSDYDLLAAGSLAGHLIECGAQSTGGIFTDWHKVPDWDNMGFPVVECSADGSFVLSKPPRTGGLVSFGTVAEQLVYEIGDPRRYLLPDVTCDFSQVLLQELPGVDGGAVRVTGAKGFAPSHDYKVCATYMDGFRATAVCPVGGSRAAEKARRTADSIIKRTKRMFKQLGMEDFSSVNVQVLGAEDTYGANACNKSSREAVIWMAVHHKQKKALEIFSREVAPAGTGMAPGLTGIAGGRPRVSPVLKPFFFLHPKSELTVDIHAGGELVESLSEVGPDTPEQDEALPTSEDVPDTDLPSGPNSYRLEELAYTRSGDKGDSANIGVIARHPLFFPYLKKHLTSSVVQEYFCHLFAPEEKNPVTRYTLPGIHGLNFVLQSSLGGGGVASLRSDPQGKAFGQMLLDLKLKGLPELKSLVD; via the exons atgtcGCGTTTTCCGCAGTTACTCGGCAGGCGGTTGAACGCAAACCTGGTGCGTCAGAACCGGAGCGGCTCCCGGTGTTACTCGAGTTCTGCCGGGAAGAGTTCGGTCCGGATCGGCTGCGCCTCCGGGTTCTGGGGAGACACCGCCACCTCAG tgccTCAGCTGATCCATGGAGGGAAGCTGGACTTCCTGGTGTTCGACTACCTCAGTGAGATCACCATGTCGCTGCTCACTGCTGCCAAGACCAAGATGCCT AATCTGGGATTTGCTCCAGACTTTGTTCAAGTCGCCGTTGCTCCGTTCATCAACGACATCCACAGGAAAG GTGTCCGTGTCATCAGTAATGCTGGTGGTGTCAACCCTCTGGCCTGCGCCGCCGCCATCCAGGACGTCGTCAAGAAGGCCGGCCTGGACATGAAGGTCGCCGTGGTGACCGGCGATGACCTCATGCCCCAC AGGGCCAGCCTGTCTGAAGTCAAGATGGCCGACGGCAGCGGAAGACAGCAGCTGCCCAAAAGCCTCCACAGCATGAACGCATATCTGGG AGCCGCTCCGATCCGTCGCTGTCTGGACCTGGGAGCTGACATCGTGGTGACGGGTCGTTGTGTAGACAGCGCCATCGCTCTGGGGCCTCTGATGCACACC tttgGATGGCAGAGGAGCGACTATGACCTGCTGGCAGCTGGaag TCTTGCAGGTCACCTGATTGAATGTGGAGCTCAGAGTACTGGAGGAATCTTCACCGACTGGCACAAAGTCCCCGACTG GGACAACATGGGTTTCCCGGTGGTCGAGTGCTCTGCCGACGGTTCCTTCGTTCTGTCCAAACCGCCCAGAACCGGTGGCCTGGTGTCCTTCGGTACAGTCGCCGAGCAGCTGGTGTACGAGATCGGCGATCCGCGGAGATACCTGCTGCCCGACGTCACCTGTGACTTCAGCcaggtgctgctgcaggagctgcCAG gtgtaGACGGAGGTGCTGTCAGAGTGACCGGAGCTAAAGGCTTTGCTCCGTCTCATGACTACAAG GTGTGTGCGACTTACATGGATGGTTTCAGAGCGACGGCGGTTTGTCCCGTCGGAGGTTCGAGAGCGGCAGAAAAGGCCCGACGAACCGCAGACAGCATCATCAAACG GACCAAGCGAATGTTCAAGCAGTTGGGGATGGAAGATTTCAGCTCCGTCAACGTCCAGGTTCTCGGAGCTGAAGACACGTACGGCGCCAACGCTTGCAACAAG AGCTCCAGGGAGGCGGTGATCTGGATGGCCGTCCACCACAAACAGAAGAAAGCTCTGGAAATCTTCTCCAGGGAAGTGGCTCCTGCGGGGACCGGCATGG CTCCTGGACTCACCGGCATCGCGGGCGGGAGACCCAGAGT GTCTCCCGTCCTGAAGCCATTTTTCTTCTTACATCCCAAATCTGAGCTGACG GTGGACATTCATGCCGGTGGAGAACTGGTGGAGTCACTTTCAGAGGTGGGGCCAGACACACCTGAGCAGGATGAAGCCCTGCCCACCTCAGAGGACGTACCTGACACAG ACTTGCCCAGCGGACCAAACAGCTACAGACTGGAGGAGCTGGCCTATACAAGGAGCGGCGACAAAGGCGACTCGGCTAACATCG GTGTGATCGCTCGCCATCCCCTCTTCTTCCCCTACCTGAAGAAACACCTGACTTCTTCTGTGGTGCAGGAATACTTCTGCCACCTCTTCGCGCCGGAAGAGAAGAACCCTGTTACAAG ataCACTCTGCCGGGGATCCATGGCCTCAACTTCGTCCTGCAGAGCTCGCTAGGCGGGGGAGGGGTGGCGTCTCTTCGCAGCGACCCCCAG GGCAAAGCCTTCGGTCAGATGCTGCTGGACCTGAAGCTGAAAGGACTCCCTGAGCTCAAGTCGCTGGTGGACTGA